AGTGTCCACGTGCTGTCGGCTACATGTGCCACGCTGCCCAGCGCACTCTGGCTGGCAACCACAGCGGCTGGGCTGCTCTCCAGTTTGGAGCAGAGTCCAAGACCTCGGCCAGAACTGCTTCTGTGTCTCCACAGCATAGGCTTGGGACAGGCAGGGCAGCCATCAGTCAGGATGAGAGCACAGGCCAGACACTGAAACCTGAAACCCTACCCAAAGAGCCGGCTCTGACTCCATCAGCTCCCTGTAGGAGCTGAGCAGGTCCGAAGGTGCCAGATAATGCAAGATTTCCAAACACTTCCTGTTTCAGAAGGAGAATTCTTATCAAACAAAATACTAGAAGGACCCAATAGCTAGCAGATAAGCTGCTGGTTGAAgtggagggtgcagggagggctgGAGTCCCCTCTTGTCCATCCTGTGGACCCCACTGTCCCCCTCACTTGACATTCCCCATCCCTGGCCCTCCTCCTATCCACGGGTTTACACCCCCCATGCCCTCTTCAAGAATTTGTCCAGCTGAGATCTGAGGCCCTTCCACCCCAGCATTCCCCACTTAGGCCTCACACAAGCATCAGGGGCCAATGCAGGCCCCCAAAAGCAAAGAACTGGACCCCAGCCCAGCTAAAAGCGGTGTGGCAAGCTAAGGACATGGTTCCCACATGATCGTACTGAGGAGACAAGAATCCATGAAGGTGAGCCAGAGGCCACCACCATTTTGCAGaagaataacatttattgagaaaggctcattacaaacaaaatatatgtataaaatctcTGCAATGCAAATGATTCTTTTTGTCCCCATGTGGCTGGAGAGAACCAAGCCAACTGTCCACTGCGGCTGTGGACAGGGGTCACGGGCACCACGTTCTGTAGGCAGCAGTTCCTAACGGGGCCATTCCTCGGGCCCGTTTTCATGATTTCTTCATTGCACAGGACAGTGTGGGTTGCAtcccgcccccccaaccctctccaGGAAGACGGCACCATCTCAGGGGCAGGCAGCTTTCCTGTCGCTCTTCCAGACAGTTGCCCCCTAACTTGTGGCTCACCCTGAGAAGCCATCCTCCAAGCCCAAGGACAGAGTGTCTCCACACGTTGCATGACAGACAGCGGTGCTGTGACCACTGTCTACGGAGTTCGAGCTCCCTGACAGCTTGCACACCGGGCCTCACTTTCAGCCACCCTGAGAGCTCCACTTCCCGTTTCCCATGATACCTCTGTCCTCCCCACAGTTTCACCCAGACCCCTCTGGAGTCCACCCCAACCCCATGGCAATCACACGTAGTACTGCTGGGTGTGGAGCCAGAGCTCCCTGGGGTGTGGGGCCACACCGCATTAAGGCAAGAGATGGGAGACCAGTGTGAAGGCAGCGTTAGCCTGGCAACCAGGGTGGCTGCCCAGCTGCAGCGCCTCCCTCCTGGCCGTGGCTGCGTCTGGTGTTGAGGAGCAATGCAGCTGGGTGGTCTGATGGCCTTTGCAGGCAGAGGCCACCTCTGCCCCAGGGCTGCTATGGAGAGGGGacagctgcgggggtggggggggcaggggcagcagctgccACCACACCATGCCACGGGCACTGGAAGACCAAGACACAGAGGCACAGGAGCAGATAGGTTATTGGGACCCCTCTGCCAGGGGCAGCCCCTGATGGGTGGGTGTGTGTCCCCAGTCCCTCTGGGAATGATCCACTTCCCTTATTTTTTTACGTGCAGACCTGGGTTCGAGACCCAACTCCACCAGACTCCTGGGCAAACTCCCCCAGACTGGGCGGGACTCTGTGAGGTGAGGGCCCTGGCACTGAGCCTGCCAGCTGGGAGTCCTCTGCTCTTTGTAAGGTAACTTTAACTCGCCTGTCTGCCCCATGAAGAGAGGTGTCAGCAGTTCCAGAGTACCTGCAATCTCACTATTATTATCTTGAGGGTGATTCTCCCCAAAAGTGAAAACTTAAATCTCAAAAAACCAACCCTCgcccaaaaaaagagaaagaagagaaggcaaCACTCCCAGTGCATGCTCCACGCCGTGCTGTGTGGCCCAGGCAGGTGCCACCCTTCTCCATCCAGACAGA
The genomic region above belongs to Phyllostomus discolor isolate MPI-MPIP mPhyDis1 chromosome 13, mPhyDis1.pri.v3, whole genome shotgun sequence and contains:
- the LOC118498022 gene encoding uncharacterized protein LOC118498022, which gives rise to MGQTGELKLPYKEQRTPSWQAQCQGPHLTESRPVWGSLPRSLVELGLEPRSARKKIREVDHSQRGPNNLSAPVPLCLGLPVPVAWCGGSCCPCPPHPRSCPLSIAALGQRWPLPAKAIRPPSCIAPQHQTQPRPGGRRCSWAATLVARLTLPSHWSPISCLNAVWPHTPGSSGSTPSSTTCDCHGVGVDSRGVWVKLWGGQRYHGKREVELSGWLKVRPGVQAVRELELRRQWSQHRCLSCNVWRHSVLGLGGWLLRVSHKLGGNCLEERQESCLPLRWCRLPGEGWGGGMQPTLSCAMKKS